A region from the Sphingopyxis lindanitolerans genome encodes:
- a CDS encoding SH3 domain-containing protein encodes MTSRQILAAAALLAVVGPAAAQSDVELPYWASISVDEARMRKGPSPDVPVIWEYRRKDLPVKVIARFETWRKIEDPDGTHGWMAARLLSRTRTAIVTGGIRPMREEPNVSAAVAYRAEPGVVGRITDCKNGWCRIDVRGRKGWVETDHIWGD; translated from the coding sequence ATGACCAGCCGCCAGATTCTCGCCGCCGCCGCGCTGCTTGCCGTCGTGGGACCGGCCGCCGCGCAATCCGATGTCGAACTGCCCTATTGGGCGTCGATCAGCGTCGACGAGGCGCGGATGCGCAAGGGGCCGTCGCCCGACGTGCCCGTGATCTGGGAATATCGGCGCAAGGATTTGCCGGTAAAGGTGATCGCGCGCTTCGAAACGTGGCGCAAGATCGAGGATCCCGACGGGACGCACGGCTGGATGGCGGCGCGACTGCTCAGCCGCACGCGCACCGCGATCGTTACCGGCGGCATCCGGCCGATGCGCGAGGAGCCCAATGTTTCGGCCGCGGTCGCCTATCGCGCCGAGCCGGGCGTCGTCGGCCGTATCACCGATTGCAAGAATGGTTGGTGCCGGATCGACGTCCGCGGTCGCAAGGGTTGGGTCGAAACCGACCATATCTGGGGCGACTGA
- a CDS encoding 2-hydroxyacid dehydrogenase, whose translation MPDSSRPKRPRVIVTRQLMPPVEARMAELFDVALSAFDRAFTREELKAAVADCDVLVPTVTDEIDAEIIDAAGERLKLIANFGAGVDHIDLAAARAKGIMVANTPGVFTADTADMTMALILSVPRRLAEGEKLMRSGQWEGWAPSTMLGHRVGGKLLGIIGMGRIGLAVAQRARAFGLSIHYHNRRRLPEAIEGELGASYHASVDTLLRISDIVSVHCPHTSETHEMVNAARIAAMKPTAYLINTARGEIVDEKALIAALKTRRIAGAGLDVYAQEPVVDPDLLALDNAVLLPHLASATIEGREASGAKVIANIRAWCDGHRPPDQVLEGWV comes from the coding sequence ATGCCCGATTCATCCCGTCCCAAGCGCCCGCGCGTCATCGTCACCCGCCAGTTGATGCCGCCTGTCGAGGCGCGCATGGCCGAACTGTTCGACGTCGCGCTGTCGGCGTTCGACCGCGCCTTTACCCGCGAAGAGTTGAAGGCCGCGGTCGCCGATTGCGATGTGCTGGTGCCGACGGTGACCGACGAGATCGATGCCGAAATTATTGACGCCGCGGGCGAACGGCTGAAACTGATCGCCAATTTCGGCGCCGGGGTCGACCATATCGACCTTGCCGCGGCGCGCGCGAAGGGCATCATGGTGGCGAACACCCCCGGCGTCTTCACCGCAGACACCGCCGACATGACGATGGCGCTGATCCTGTCGGTCCCGCGCCGCCTGGCCGAGGGCGAGAAGCTGATGCGATCGGGCCAGTGGGAAGGCTGGGCGCCGAGCACGATGCTCGGCCACCGCGTCGGCGGCAAGCTGCTCGGCATCATCGGCATGGGGCGCATCGGCCTGGCGGTCGCGCAGCGCGCGCGGGCGTTCGGCCTGTCGATCCATTATCACAACCGCCGCCGCCTGCCCGAAGCGATCGAGGGGGAATTGGGCGCGAGCTATCATGCCAGCGTCGATACGTTGCTGCGGATCAGCGACATCGTCTCGGTCCACTGCCCGCACACCAGCGAAACGCACGAAATGGTCAATGCCGCGCGCATCGCGGCGATGAAGCCGACCGCCTATCTGATCAACACCGCGCGCGGCGAGATCGTCGACGAAAAGGCGCTGATCGCGGCGCTCAAGACCCGCCGGATCGCGGGCGCCGGGCTCGACGTCTATGCGCAGGAGCCGGTGGTCGACCCCGACCTGCTCGCGCTCGACAACGCCGTGCTGCTCCCGCACCTCGCCTCGGCGACGATCGAG